In Spirosoma aureum, a single genomic region encodes these proteins:
- the folE gene encoding GTP cyclohydrolase I FolE — protein MKLNGTSSSTPLNGSNGNHNNGVHTNGHSLNGHYSATADRDELVDELGDAHGASSIDTPMRPDAFDLDDDLKIDLIEEHFREIMNILGLDLTDDSLKGSPRRVAKMYVKEIFRGLNPANKPTPTLFDNKFRYNEMLVEKDIIVQTYCEHHFVPIIGKAHVAYISSGKVIGLSKLNRIVEYFSKRPQVQERLTVQIADELKKVLETEDVAVMIDAKHLCVSTRGVHDVNSSTITAAYGGKFDEEATKQEFLRYVAQPSVTI, from the coding sequence ATGAAACTGAACGGAACTTCGTCGAGTACCCCGCTTAATGGTTCAAATGGTAACCACAACAACGGTGTACATACAAACGGCCATAGCCTGAACGGACACTATTCTGCGACGGCGGACCGCGACGAGTTGGTTGATGAACTGGGTGATGCGCATGGTGCTTCGTCGATTGATACACCTATGCGTCCCGATGCTTTTGATTTGGATGACGATCTCAAAATTGACCTGATTGAAGAACATTTTCGGGAAATTATGAACATTCTTGGCCTTGATCTGACCGACGACAGCCTGAAAGGGTCGCCCCGGCGTGTGGCAAAGATGTATGTAAAAGAAATTTTCCGGGGGCTCAATCCCGCCAACAAACCCACGCCAACGCTCTTCGATAATAAATTCCGGTACAATGAAATGCTGGTGGAGAAGGACATAATCGTTCAGACCTATTGCGAGCATCACTTTGTGCCGATTATTGGCAAGGCACATGTGGCTTATATTTCCAGCGGTAAAGTGATCGGCTTGTCGAAGCTGAACCGGATTGTGGAGTATTTCAGCAAACGACCACAGGTGCAGGAGCGTTTGACGGTGCAAATTGCCGATGAACTGAAAAAAGTTCTCGAAACCGAAGATGTTGCGGTTATGATCGATGCGAAGCACCTGTGCGTATCGACGCGGGGAGTGCATGATGTAAACTCATCAACGATTACAGCGGCCTACGGCGGCAAATTTGACGAAGAAGCGACCAAACAGGAATTTCTGCGTTACGTTGCTCAGCCAAGTGTAACGATCTAA
- a CDS encoding Gfo/Idh/MocA family protein yields the protein MDFTPTRRQFIRTAALTGATASVFPSILTGAKPVDAKVRLGFIGVGARGRSHVDQALYRDDVVIPAICDIDADSIARTNDIFKKKGKPLPEAYTKGDEAFLQMLKRDDLDGVIIATPWEWHVPMAVATMKAGKYAGVEVSATVKLKESWDLVDTSEKTGMPCMIMENVCYRRDVLAILNMVRQGLFGEMTYAHCGYQHDLRNIKFNDGKSIGGVGAEFGAKGYSEAHWRTQHSVDRNGDVYPTHGLGPVAHWLNINRGNRFLHLTSTATKSRGLHKYVVDKGGPNHPNAKVNFKLGDVVTTVIECANGENIVIIHDTNSPRPYSLGFRAQGTQGIWMDDNDMIYLEGATGDHVSPKAHTWEPFAAYQEKYDHPLWKRHVQTAENAGHGGIDFFVMRAFIESVKTKTPPPIDVYDAAVWSAISPLSEESIAGGSKPIQIPDFTRGKWKTNKPIFGLNDEF from the coding sequence ATGGACTTTACGCCCACTCGACGCCAGTTTATTCGCACGGCTGCTCTGACCGGAGCAACTGCTTCTGTTTTCCCGTCTATTCTAACCGGTGCAAAACCTGTAGACGCCAAAGTAAGGTTGGGTTTTATCGGCGTTGGAGCGCGTGGTCGAAGCCACGTTGATCAGGCACTTTATCGCGACGATGTGGTCATTCCGGCAATCTGCGACATCGATGCAGACAGTATTGCCCGAACAAATGACATCTTTAAGAAGAAAGGAAAACCCTTACCCGAAGCCTACACGAAAGGGGATGAAGCCTTTTTGCAGATGCTCAAACGCGATGACCTCGACGGGGTTATTATTGCAACACCCTGGGAGTGGCATGTACCGATGGCAGTAGCCACGATGAAAGCGGGCAAGTATGCTGGCGTTGAAGTATCAGCAACGGTTAAGCTAAAAGAATCGTGGGACCTGGTGGATACGTCAGAAAAGACGGGTATGCCCTGCATGATTATGGAAAACGTCTGCTACCGGCGCGACGTGTTAGCTATTTTAAATATGGTACGTCAGGGGTTATTTGGCGAAATGACCTATGCCCATTGCGGCTATCAGCACGACCTGCGTAACATCAAATTCAACGATGGCAAATCGATTGGTGGCGTTGGGGCGGAATTTGGTGCAAAAGGCTACTCAGAGGCCCACTGGCGAACCCAGCATTCTGTAGATCGCAATGGCGATGTGTATCCAACGCATGGCCTGGGCCCGGTTGCTCATTGGCTCAACATCAATCGCGGAAATCGATTTCTCCACCTGACCAGTACAGCCACCAAAAGCCGTGGCCTACACAAATACGTTGTTGACAAGGGTGGTCCTAATCACCCCAATGCGAAAGTTAATTTCAAACTTGGCGATGTTGTAACGACTGTTATTGAGTGCGCGAACGGCGAGAATATCGTGATCATTCATGATACAAACTCCCCTCGCCCCTACTCGCTTGGGTTCCGGGCGCAGGGTACGCAGGGAATCTGGATGGACGATAACGACATGATTTACCTGGAAGGCGCAACCGGCGACCATGTTAGTCCCAAAGCCCACACCTGGGAACCCTTTGCGGCTTATCAGGAGAAGTATGACCATCCACTCTGGAAGCGCCACGTCCAAACTGCGGAGAATGCCGGTCATGGCGGTATCGACTTTTTCGTTATGCGCGCTTTCATCGAATCCGTCAAAACCAAAACACCACCACCCATCGACGTATATGATGCAGCCGTATGGAGTGCCATTAGTCCCTTGTCGGAGGAGAGCATTGCGGGCGGCAGTAAACCCATCCAGATACCGGATTTTACGCGTGGTAAATGGAAGACAAACAAGCCCATATTTGGCCTTAACGACGAATTTTAG
- a CDS encoding 6-pyruvoyl trahydropterin synthase family protein, producing MDTKWANAPRVAVFRKEHFNAAHRLNNPNWSDEKNTRVYGKCNNPNFHGHNYDLIVQVTGPIDPETGYVIDMKLLGDLIKEHITDRFDHKNLNLDTEEFADLNPSAENIAIVIYTILRNQLSEGLDLKIRLYETERNFVEYPA from the coding sequence ATGGACACAAAATGGGCTAACGCCCCGCGAGTTGCCGTGTTTCGCAAGGAACATTTCAACGCGGCTCATCGTCTTAACAACCCAAACTGGTCGGATGAGAAAAACACCCGCGTTTACGGCAAGTGTAATAATCCCAATTTCCATGGGCATAATTATGACCTTATCGTGCAGGTTACCGGGCCAATCGATCCTGAGACGGGCTATGTCATAGATATGAAACTTCTCGGTGATCTGATTAAAGAACACATTACAGATCGCTTCGACCACAAAAACCTGAACCTCGACACCGAAGAGTTTGCAGACCTGAATCCTTCGGCCGAAAACATTGCCATCGTTATTTATACCATTTTACGTAATCAGCTAAGCGAGGGCTTAGACCTTAAAATCAGACTGTATGAAACTGAACGGAACTTCGTCGAGTACCCCGCTTAA
- a CDS encoding MBL fold metallo-hydrolase — protein sequence MKRLRTTMITLALLVAVAVGSTYLFMQQSVFGSNPATDRLERILHSKNYQNGSFQNLEVTPVMPEDASYWGMMQDFLHKDPNNIPAYPLPSVKTDLKALADDKPSIVWFGHSSYLIKSKGITVLVDPVFSGNASPVSFFGKSFPGSDEYSVDDMPDIDLLILSHDHYDHLDYKTITQLIPKVKKFYTALGVGAHLERWGVPTDRIVEFDWWDKQQVSDSIVLTAVPARHFSGRSFTRGKTLWTAFVLNLNGNNLFLGGDSGYGKHFREIGDKYGPFDLAILECGQYGKDWPHIHMFPEEVATAAQDLRAKTILPVHWAKFSLALHAWNEPIKRLLKKTDEQGMDVTTPRIGEPVLLNASYPRAVWWNF from the coding sequence ATGAAACGATTACGAACCACCATGATAACACTTGCGCTTCTAGTAGCCGTTGCTGTCGGCTCAACCTATTTATTTATGCAGCAAAGCGTTTTTGGCAGCAATCCGGCAACGGATCGGCTGGAACGGATCTTACACTCAAAAAACTATCAGAACGGCTCTTTTCAGAATCTGGAAGTAACACCTGTTATGCCCGAAGATGCGTCTTATTGGGGGATGATGCAGGATTTTCTACACAAAGATCCCAACAATATCCCCGCCTATCCATTACCATCCGTCAAAACCGATCTGAAAGCGCTTGCCGATGATAAACCGTCAATTGTTTGGTTCGGCCATTCGTCGTATCTGATCAAATCGAAGGGAATTACGGTTCTGGTCGATCCGGTCTTTAGTGGCAATGCCTCGCCCGTGTCTTTTTTCGGAAAATCATTCCCAGGTTCTGATGAATACAGTGTTGATGATATGCCCGACATCGATTTGCTTATCCTGTCCCACGACCACTACGATCACCTGGATTATAAAACCATAACGCAGCTAATTCCAAAAGTCAAAAAATTCTATACAGCTCTTGGTGTTGGTGCTCACCTCGAACGCTGGGGCGTTCCGACCGACCGGATTGTTGAGTTCGATTGGTGGGATAAACAGCAGGTTTCTGATAGCATTGTCTTAACGGCAGTACCAGCCCGGCACTTTTCGGGTCGGAGCTTTACACGGGGAAAAACCCTATGGACTGCCTTCGTGCTTAACCTGAACGGAAACAACCTGTTTTTGGGTGGTGATTCGGGTTACGGCAAGCACTTTAGAGAAATTGGCGATAAATATGGCCCATTCGATCTGGCCATATTAGAATGTGGTCAATATGGCAAAGACTGGCCGCATATTCACATGTTTCCCGAGGAGGTGGCAACAGCCGCCCAGGATTTGCGCGCTAAAACCATTTTACCGGTACACTGGGCAAAATTTTCGCTGGCCCTTCATGCCTGGAATGAACCGATTAAACGTCTTCTCAAAAAAACCGACGAACAGGGAATGGACGTTACTACGCCCCGCATCGGCGAACCAGTTTTGCTAAATGCATCCTATCCAAGAGCCGTTTGGTGGAATTTTTAA
- a CDS encoding sugar MFS transporter encodes MTPTAPPSQVRSNYTIPLLIVGALFFIFGFVTWVNSVLIAFFKQAFNLSTVGSNLVAFSFFISYTLMAIPSSAVLKRTGFKNGMSLGLLVMAVGTLIFVPAAKSVSYPLFLVGLFLIGIGLTVLQTASNPYATILGPRESAAQRISFLGIANKLAGIISQFIFGGLLLAGGNAVSGAASLEKVVTPYLILTGVLVVLAGLIRFSNLPEVSEEQDDAPADATSHTSVSQFPNLVLGVIALFCYVGAEVIAGDTIINYGKAIGFTNDEAKYFTTYTLYGLLAGYVLGIVLIPRYISQQTSLRFGAIYGLVLTTATLLTSGFTSVLCVALLGFGLAPIWPAMWPLALNRLGRFTKIGSALLIMGISGGALLPLLHGYLTDTISPKMAYALLLPLFGFILYYATIGYKKTSW; translated from the coding sequence ATGACACCTACCGCTCCTCCTTCGCAGGTCCGTTCGAATTACACGATTCCGTTGCTGATTGTCGGTGCTTTATTTTTCATTTTTGGCTTTGTTACCTGGGTCAATAGTGTACTGATAGCCTTCTTTAAGCAGGCATTTAATCTGAGTACGGTCGGCTCCAATCTGGTTGCTTTCTCATTTTTCATCTCCTACACGCTTATGGCCATTCCGTCGTCAGCCGTGTTAAAGAGAACGGGATTTAAGAATGGCATGTCGCTGGGTTTATTGGTTATGGCCGTTGGAACACTGATTTTTGTTCCGGCAGCGAAGTCGGTATCCTATCCGCTGTTTCTGGTTGGTTTGTTTCTGATCGGAATTGGTCTGACCGTGCTACAAACAGCCTCTAACCCATACGCAACTATTCTTGGCCCCCGCGAAAGTGCGGCTCAGCGGATCAGCTTTCTGGGCATCGCCAATAAACTGGCCGGGATCATAAGCCAGTTTATTTTTGGCGGACTGTTGTTAGCAGGTGGTAATGCTGTTTCGGGAGCTGCATCACTGGAAAAAGTCGTAACACCTTACCTTATTCTAACTGGTGTCCTGGTCGTTCTGGCCGGATTAATCCGGTTTTCGAACCTCCCCGAAGTTTCAGAAGAACAGGACGACGCACCAGCAGACGCAACCTCTCATACCAGCGTCTCGCAGTTTCCTAACCTCGTTCTGGGCGTTATAGCTCTCTTCTGCTATGTTGGGGCTGAGGTCATTGCCGGAGACACCATCATCAATTACGGCAAAGCGATCGGTTTTACGAACGATGAAGCGAAGTATTTTACCACCTATACGCTCTATGGTTTGCTGGCTGGCTATGTGCTGGGTATTGTTCTAATTCCTCGGTATATATCACAGCAAACATCTCTACGGTTTGGGGCTATATACGGTCTTGTACTGACTACGGCGACCTTACTGACAAGTGGGTTTACATCTGTCCTGTGTGTGGCTCTGCTGGGTTTTGGGCTGGCTCCTATCTGGCCAGCGATGTGGCCACTGGCGCTTAACCGACTAGGACGATTTACTAAAATTGGGTCTGCTCTACTCATCATGGGTATTTCGGGTGGTGCCTTATTGCCCCTGCTCCATGGTTATCTGACCGATACGATCAG